In Numidum massiliense, a single genomic region encodes these proteins:
- a CDS encoding non-ribosomal peptide synthetase, giving the protein MTRTGMDTKKELARFLLNKVKQRELDPKLAIEYIKELEAGADDKVGPMAIIGLSCRFPEANDPDEFWDNLAAGRHSIRSLPAARVNDIQRIGGDTSSLMKAGYLDAVDTFDPGYFNIPPGVAKKMDPYHRLLLQVFVETIESAGYHRGQLHGRQIGVFVGNDHTHRLETSYLSFLDKKDFTALTGSWTGVLASRLSYLLNLRGPAIVFDTACSSTLVALDSAIKSIVNGDCEAALIGGANLLFYPGKLDGEIQSPDFRVRAFDRQAEGTAWGEGVAAVYIKPLSKALADRDHIYGVIRGIAINNDGKSNGLTAPSAKAQEEVLLSAWERANISPETISYIEAHGTGTSLGDPIEVKGLTGAFSKHTKRRQFCAIGSVKTNIGHTVGAAGLASLIKVLLSMKAEALPPSLNFSQPNQLIDFCNSPVYVQQCLADWPKGETPRRAGISSFSLSGTNAHVVVEEAPFDDRGVTYEGWGIFPISSRSPELLRETALRYERYVKRHRDVRWEDLCFTACIGREQEAVRAVVLCRDSTGLAAGLRALDDCLSKRVSDHVQDNGISDVSSEGDGFYLFLGTNADAPAHAQGITYDREASGQKLVRDLAKPEGSHDVGAWKQLSSFFVQGMDVDFSPLFVDRPVRRAPLPPTVFDDDRYWDETPRRMPAVSEQTEEGEEEGEVSRKSLWAQAQIGDSRFNREPQDAVERFAAWAWSEILGYDTINPDDDFYALGGDSITGLRIVHLINKAFALDLPLSVLMGSPAFDAFVHRLRHDFGVDGSDLMALTRIEESQLAQDQSRGQTENSPFPLSPAQNRMFLTHRLMPDSLAYNVTGVIKLAERESANEIEAIIRILVERHDSLRTSFYMEENKPVQVVNSEVAFAVDRKVLCDNGTKTREEVLQEELKKFIRPFDLRKAPLFRIGYFTFGDEESYLAIDMHHIITDGISMGVFFADYMSLAKGRQLKPLSFGYRDAVQWLCDRLEDSDLEQQREWWKNEFRDGIPVLNLPTDKQRPAVRDNRGARFFHTVPADLHKQIKMLAKQSGATEFMVLLAAFHNLLARLGGDRDIVIGTPVAGRPRLEFQHLVGMFVNTLPIRTKSEVGESFSNLLQRLKKTVIGAYENQEYPYELLIDDIKPERDPNRNPLFDVYFALQNIDMGLPGDSERIVDFEPGSAKFDLTVSARETSTGLLMEWEYAESLFYRRTIERMAKRYECMLRSIVKTPNARLGDLEIMEPEERQLLLEEWSGTVSRYPGERGIIPLFEQWVHERGDRNALVLDNQSMSYKKLNSRSNRIARAILEKGGVPGTAIALLLHRSFDMIAAILGVLKAGCHFVPLDSENPRERLLTIMRDSGSKLLVTHNDLAGHVIDEWKEEMGVLDLDRLDSSLPDDDLNIEVSGEDLAYIVYTSGSTGTPKGTLIRQKGIVRLVRQADYLTIFPEDVLLQLSNYSFDGAMFDIFGALLNGASLVLLHKEEVTDPVVLGERIRDSNVSLFFITTALFNALVDASPACLDRTRKVLFGGEAASKHHVRQAFERLGPGRLINVYGPTETTVYATYYPIDTLPEDGTIPIGKSIGNTELYVLDERMRLQPIGVPGELYIGGPGVATGYLNQPNLTKKQFVENPFQPGGRLYRTGDLVAWGDDGFLQYLGRRDQQVKLRGFRIELTEIEEHAVVHPAVREAFAAVHDDRHILCLWVVPETGISEFDVQDLRQTLAKRLPSYMVPTFITPLPSLPLNKNGKVDKGKLPEPTVGTEGQGRAPRNEREALLINIWAEVLGISKPSIDDNFFALGGDSIKAIQVVARMQQAGQSLQVADLFQYQTVESLAPHVTSKREVEAEQGEVRGLCVPSVIQSWFMRTAGHLHHFNQAMWIRKKKEIDYVKLEAALNRLCQHHDALRLAVSADGTMRIKGIEEGNLFYLTELPADLDQSERRDYIIEVQRHINIQDGPLVAAAVGRGRVGSELFIAIHHLAVDVVSWDPLLEDLFASLDSPDESLPQKTTPFPVWTKSLAAWAGEGGAKDELPYWRRIAKKAKEAPVPFVPQKVLHKDTVSVKHWIEGEIGEALCSKANRAYHTETVHLVLAVLAQAVGAWKNRSALLFNLEGHGREAFTDGLDVSRTAGWFTSVFPVLLQVEEEIGATVKAVKECVRSVPRRGFGFGVLRSLTEDLTLEDREALESLQSAISFNYLGVQGEQHPGAVEIEPLPADVTVDGNYETSLVLDIVAAQVGTALCLDIRYPRALFSAEEFRDLLKLIDQAATEVAYHCSEQTVGEKTASDFTVTPLEQEELENILDDLDIK; this is encoded by the coding sequence ATGACACGTACAGGAATGGACACTAAAAAAGAGCTGGCACGTTTTCTCCTCAATAAAGTGAAGCAAAGAGAACTTGATCCGAAGTTGGCGATCGAATATATAAAGGAATTGGAGGCAGGGGCAGATGATAAAGTCGGACCGATGGCAATCATCGGTCTCTCCTGTCGCTTCCCCGAGGCAAACGACCCAGACGAGTTTTGGGACAACTTAGCGGCGGGACGCCACTCGATCCGATCGCTCCCCGCTGCCCGGGTGAACGATATTCAACGCATTGGCGGCGATACTTCTTCACTTATGAAGGCCGGTTATCTCGATGCAGTCGATACGTTTGACCCAGGATACTTTAACATCCCTCCGGGTGTTGCCAAAAAAATGGATCCTTACCATCGGCTGCTACTGCAAGTTTTTGTGGAAACGATTGAGTCGGCGGGTTATCATCGAGGACAACTTCACGGACGTCAAATCGGAGTCTTTGTAGGTAACGATCACACACACCGTTTGGAAACGTCGTATTTATCCTTCTTAGATAAGAAAGATTTCACGGCGTTAACGGGTTCGTGGACAGGTGTGTTAGCCAGTCGGCTGTCCTATTTGTTAAATCTTCGCGGGCCGGCAATCGTGTTCGATACGGCTTGTTCCTCGACTTTAGTAGCTTTAGACAGTGCTATAAAGTCTATTGTAAATGGGGACTGTGAGGCTGCACTCATCGGAGGGGCGAACCTTCTTTTCTACCCCGGAAAACTGGACGGCGAGATCCAGTCGCCAGACTTCAGAGTACGCGCGTTCGATCGACAAGCGGAAGGGACAGCTTGGGGGGAAGGCGTCGCTGCAGTATACATTAAGCCGTTGTCGAAGGCGTTAGCCGACCGCGACCATATTTACGGTGTGATTCGCGGCATTGCCATTAACAATGACGGAAAATCGAACGGTCTGACAGCGCCAAGCGCCAAAGCGCAAGAAGAAGTATTACTGAGTGCTTGGGAGCGGGCGAACATTTCCCCCGAGACGATTTCTTACATCGAAGCCCACGGCACTGGCACGAGTTTAGGTGACCCGATTGAAGTGAAAGGATTGACGGGTGCGTTTTCTAAGCATACGAAACGACGTCAGTTTTGTGCGATCGGTTCGGTAAAGACTAACATCGGACACACTGTAGGGGCGGCTGGTTTGGCTTCATTGATCAAAGTACTTTTGTCGATGAAGGCAGAGGCACTTCCGCCTAGCTTGAACTTCAGTCAGCCCAACCAGCTAATCGATTTTTGCAACAGCCCGGTATACGTGCAACAATGTCTGGCTGACTGGCCAAAAGGAGAAACACCGCGGAGGGCGGGAATCAGCTCCTTCAGTTTGTCGGGGACGAACGCCCACGTCGTCGTGGAAGAAGCGCCTTTTGACGACAGGGGGGTTACGTATGAAGGATGGGGAATATTCCCTATTTCTAGCCGTTCCCCGGAACTGTTGCGGGAGACAGCGTTGCGCTACGAGCGGTACGTGAAGCGCCATCGAGACGTGCGTTGGGAGGACCTCTGTTTTACAGCTTGTATCGGTCGGGAACAGGAAGCGGTACGTGCGGTTGTCCTCTGTCGCGACTCAACCGGATTGGCGGCAGGCTTGCGTGCGTTGGATGACTGTTTGTCGAAGCGAGTGAGCGATCACGTGCAGGACAACGGTATAAGTGATGTAAGTAGCGAAGGGGACGGCTTCTATTTGTTTTTAGGAACTAACGCAGATGCACCCGCTCATGCCCAGGGAATAACGTATGACCGAGAGGCTTCAGGTCAAAAACTTGTGCGGGACTTAGCGAAGCCTGAAGGATCACACGATGTGGGCGCTTGGAAACAACTAAGCTCCTTCTTCGTGCAAGGAATGGACGTGGATTTTAGTCCGTTGTTTGTCGATCGTCCCGTGCGACGCGCGCCATTGCCCCCGACAGTGTTTGACGACGATCGTTATTGGGATGAAACACCGCGACGAATGCCGGCCGTCTCTGAACAGACAGAAGAGGGAGAGGAAGAGGGAGAAGTCAGTAGAAAATCGTTGTGGGCGCAGGCGCAAATCGGTGATTCGCGTTTCAATCGGGAACCACAAGACGCAGTCGAACGATTCGCCGCGTGGGCGTGGTCGGAAATTTTAGGGTACGACACGATTAATCCCGATGATGACTTTTATGCGCTCGGCGGTGACTCGATCACCGGATTGAGGATTGTGCATCTCATTAATAAGGCGTTTGCTCTCGATCTCCCGCTATCTGTTTTGATGGGATCTCCCGCTTTCGATGCGTTTGTGCATCGGCTGCGTCACGATTTCGGAGTAGACGGGAGCGATCTTATGGCTCTTACGCGAATAGAAGAATCTCAATTGGCGCAAGACCAAAGTAGAGGCCAAACAGAGAACTCACCATTTCCATTGTCACCTGCTCAGAACAGAATGTTCTTGACGCATCGTTTGATGCCAGATTCTCTCGCCTACAATGTGACTGGTGTGATCAAACTCGCCGAGAGGGAAAGTGCTAATGAGATAGAGGCGATTATTCGCATCCTCGTCGAACGACACGACAGCTTGCGCACGTCATTTTATATGGAGGAAAACAAACCTGTTCAAGTGGTAAATTCTGAAGTCGCCTTTGCAGTTGACCGAAAAGTGCTGTGCGATAACGGGACGAAAACACGCGAGGAAGTTCTACAGGAGGAACTTAAAAAGTTTATTCGGCCATTCGATTTGCGTAAAGCGCCTTTATTTAGGATTGGATACTTTACATTTGGTGACGAAGAGTCCTACTTAGCGATTGATATGCATCACATCATTACAGACGGCATTTCCATGGGTGTTTTTTTCGCCGACTACATGTCCTTAGCGAAAGGACGGCAGCTAAAGCCGTTGTCATTTGGCTACCGGGATGCGGTTCAGTGGTTGTGCGATCGCTTAGAGGATTCCGATCTGGAGCAGCAACGGGAGTGGTGGAAAAACGAGTTTAGAGACGGTATTCCAGTACTTAATTTGCCGACAGACAAGCAGCGCCCTGCCGTGCGCGACAATCGCGGTGCACGGTTTTTCCATACGGTGCCCGCAGACTTGCATAAGCAGATCAAAATGCTGGCAAAGCAGTCTGGTGCGACGGAATTTATGGTGTTACTGGCTGCATTTCACAATTTATTGGCCCGCCTGGGTGGAGATCGGGATATCGTGATCGGTACTCCGGTCGCAGGACGTCCGCGATTGGAATTTCAGCATTTGGTCGGCATGTTCGTTAACACATTGCCCATTCGGACCAAATCGGAAGTAGGGGAGAGCTTTTCCAATTTGTTGCAGCGCTTGAAAAAGACCGTCATCGGTGCGTACGAGAATCAGGAATACCCTTATGAATTACTAATTGACGATATAAAGCCCGAACGCGACCCAAACCGTAACCCGTTGTTCGATGTGTATTTTGCCTTGCAAAACATCGATATGGGTTTGCCAGGTGACAGCGAGAGAATTGTAGATTTCGAACCTGGTAGTGCAAAGTTTGATTTAACCGTCAGTGCACGCGAAACTTCCACAGGGCTACTCATGGAATGGGAATACGCTGAATCGCTTTTTTACCGCCGAACGATTGAACGTATGGCCAAGCGCTATGAGTGCATGCTGCGGTCGATCGTGAAGACCCCCAATGCGCGATTAGGCGATTTGGAAATAATGGAACCCGAAGAACGCCAGTTACTTTTGGAAGAATGGAGTGGTACAGTCTCCCGTTATCCCGGGGAGCGGGGGATTATCCCTCTCTTTGAACAATGGGTTCACGAGCGAGGGGATCGGAACGCACTCGTACTGGATAACCAGAGTATGAGTTATAAAAAGTTGAACAGCCGTAGCAACCGCATCGCGCGCGCCATCCTGGAAAAAGGGGGCGTTCCTGGTACGGCGATCGCCCTTTTGTTGCACCGATCGTTCGATATGATCGCTGCGATCCTAGGGGTACTTAAAGCAGGTTGTCACTTCGTACCGCTCGATAGCGAAAATCCGCGGGAACGGTTACTGACGATCATGAGGGACAGTGGGTCAAAGCTATTAGTCACTCACAACGATCTCGCGGGGCACGTGATAGACGAGTGGAAGGAGGAGATGGGCGTTCTCGATCTCGACCGTCTCGATAGCAGTTTACCGGACGACGATCTTAATATAGAAGTAAGCGGTGAGGATTTAGCCTACATTGTGTACACTTCGGGATCGACCGGTACGCCTAAGGGCACGTTGATCCGGCAAAAAGGAATTGTTCGCTTAGTCCGTCAAGCGGATTACTTGACCATTTTTCCGGAAGACGTTCTGCTGCAGCTCTCTAATTATTCATTTGACGGGGCGATGTTCGATATATTCGGAGCGTTATTGAACGGCGCTAGTTTAGTATTGCTACACAAGGAAGAAGTGACCGACCCTGTCGTTTTGGGGGAACGCATTCGCGACAGCAACGTTTCGCTGTTCTTTATTACGACGGCTCTCTTTAATGCTTTAGTAGATGCGAGTCCCGCCTGTCTCGACCGTACGAGGAAGGTTCTCTTTGGCGGGGAAGCAGCCTCGAAACATCACGTGCGTCAAGCTTTTGAACGCCTAGGACCCGGACGGTTGATCAACGTTTACGGCCCGACGGAAACGACAGTTTATGCGACGTATTATCCGATCGACACGCTTCCGGAGGATGGAACGATTCCAATTGGTAAAAGCATTGGGAATACGGAGCTTTATGTGCTCGATGAGCGGATGCGCTTACAACCGATTGGTGTGCCGGGGGAATTGTATATCGGGGGTCCTGGTGTGGCGACTGGCTATTTAAACCAGCCCAATCTTACGAAGAAACAATTCGTGGAAAACCCCTTCCAACCCGGGGGACGATTGTATCGCACGGGAGACTTAGTCGCTTGGGGGGATGACGGGTTCCTGCAATATTTAGGCCGCCGAGACCAACAAGTTAAATTGAGGGGGTTTCGGATCGAGCTAACGGAAATTGAAGAACATGCGGTCGTTCATCCAGCCGTGCGTGAAGCGTTTGCGGCAGTTCACGACGACCGACACATACTCTGCCTATGGGTCGTTCCGGAGACAGGCATTTCGGAGTTTGACGTTCAAGACTTGCGGCAGACGTTGGCAAAGAGACTGCCGAGTTATATGGTACCGACTTTTATCACCCCGCTGCCCAGCTTGCCGTTAAACAAAAACGGTAAAGTCGACAAAGGCAAACTACCGGAACCTACAGTTGGGACGGAGGGGCAAGGGCGCGCGCCGCGCAATGAACGGGAAGCTTTACTGATAAATATTTGGGCGGAAGTGTTAGGTATTAGCAAGCCGAGCATCGATGACAACTTTTTTGCCCTTGGCGGCGACTCGATTAAGGCCATCCAAGTTGTCGCACGTATGCAACAAGCAGGGCAAAGCTTACAAGTCGCAGATTTGTTCCAATATCAGACGGTGGAATCGCTCGCGCCACATGTCACGTCAAAGCGAGAAGTTGAGGCAGAACAAGGAGAAGTGCGGGGTCTTTGTGTCCCAAGTGTCATCCAGTCATGGTTTATGCGAACAGCGGGACATTTGCACCATTTTAACCAAGCGATGTGGATTCGCAAGAAGAAAGAAATCGACTACGTCAAGCTGGAAGCAGCTCTTAACCGTCTGTGCCAGCACCACGACGCGCTCAGGTTGGCAGTCTCTGCGGACGGAACGATGCGCATTAAGGGGATAGAGGAGGGCAACTTGTTCTATTTAACCGAATTGCCTGCGGACTTAGATCAAAGTGAACGCCGTGATTATATCATCGAGGTACAGCGTCACATAAACATTCAGGATGGTCCGTTGGTCGCTGCGGCTGTTGGCAGAGGGAGGGTAGGAAGCGAGCTATTTATCGCTATCCACCATTTAGCCGTGGACGTCGTCTCTTGGGATCCGCTATTGGAAGATTTGTTCGCTTCGCTAGACAGCCCGGACGAGTCACTCCCACAAAAAACAACGCCGTTCCCTGTTTGGACGAAATCTTTAGCAGCATGGGCAGGCGAAGGGGGAGCGAAGGATGAACTGCCTTACTGGCGAAGAATAGCTAAAAAAGCTAAAGAGGCGCCGGTACCGTTTGTGCCGCAAAAAGTGTTACACAAGGACACGGTAAGCGTGAAACATTGGATTGAGGGGGAAATTGGCGAGGCATTGTGTAGTAAGGCCAATCGCGCGTACCATACTGAGACGGTACACTTAGTGCTCGCTGTATTGGCTCAAGCCGTAGGAGCTTGGAAAAATCGTTCGGCACTTCTATTCAATCTTGAAGGGCACGGCCGAGAAGCGTTTACCGACGGCTTAGACGTCAGCCGTACGGCGGGCTGGTTTACGAGTGTTTTTCCAGTGTTATTGCAGGTAGAAGAAGAAATAGGGGCAACCGTTAAGGCTGTCAAGGAATGCGTTCGATCTGTTCCGAGACGGGGATTCGGTTTTGGGGTTTTACGTTCGTTA